The DNA sequence ATCGCCGCGTCGAGTTCGGCCGGCGTCAGCGTGCCGAGACCCTGCGGCCCGACCATCTCGCGGCGGAAGCAGAAGCGGCAATAGACCGGGCAGACATGCACGGCCTTCAAGAGTACCCGGTCCGGATAGCGATGGACGATGCCGGCAACGGGACTGTGCGGCTTGTCGCCGATCGGGTCATCGCGCTCCTCGGGCAGCAGCATCAGTTCGGCGGCATCGGGTACGAACTGCCGGGCGATCGGGTCGGCGGGATCGGCAGGATCGATGAGGCCGGCGATGACAGGGCTGATCGCGACGGCATAACGCTCTGCCACCGCGGCAACCGTCTCCTCCTTGCTGCGGTCGATGAGGCCAGCATCGACCAGCTCGCGCGCGGTCTTGATCGGGCGGTGCACGTTCACGCTCGTGTCTCCGCTACGGGCGCCCAAAGCACCTGGTCGATGCGCGACGCACCGGTTGCCAGCATCACCAGCCGGTCGAAGCCGAGTGCGATGCCGCTCGCCTCAGGCATGATGGCGAGCGCCGTCAGGAAATCCTCGTCGAGCGGATAGGTCTCGCCGTAGACCCGTGCCTTTTCGGCCATCTCCATCTCGAAACGCCGGCGTTGCTCAGCCGCGTCGGTCAGTTCGCCAAAGGCATTGGCGAGCTCGACGCCGCAGGCATAAAGCTCGAAGCGTTCGGCGACCCGCCGGTCGCGCGCCGCCGGCCGTGCCAACGCCGCTTCCGCCGTCGGATATTCATCGAGGATCGTCGCACGGCCAAAGCCGAGATGCGGCTCGACCTTTTCCACGAGCACGCGGCTGAAGAGATCGGCCCAGGTGTCATCATGGGCGACCCGCAGGCCTGCCCCGGTCATTGCCGCAGCGAGGTGCTCACGGTCGGTTTCGCCATTGGCGGCGATTGAGGCCAGCAGGTCGATGCCGGCAAAGCGCTTGAAGGCGTCCGCAACGCTCAGCCGTTCGGGTTCGGCGAAGGGGTCACAGATGTGTCCCTGGAAAGTGAACTGCTTGGTACCAGCGGTTTCGGCCGCGAGTGCCAGGATCTCGGCGCAGTCACGCATCAACGCCTCGTAGCTTTCACCGGCGCGATACCATTCGAGCATGGTGAATTCGGGATGATGCAGCGGCCCGCGCTCGCGGTTGCGATAGACATGGGCGAAGCAGGCGATGCGCTGTTCGCCGGCAGCAAGCAGCTTCTTGCAGGCGAACTCGGGCGACGTGTGCAGGTAGAGCGGATGGCCCGAACCGTCGTGGTTGAGCGCTTCCGTGGTGAAGGCGTGCAAATGCGCCTCGTTGCCGGGCGAGACCTGCAGCGTCGCCGTGTCCACCTCGATGAAATCGCGTGTCTCGAAGAACCGGCGCAACGCCGATTGGATCCGGTTGCGGCCGAGAAGAAACGGGCGCCGGTCGGCATGGACATCGGGCGTCCACCAGGGTGAGGCATGCGACATGATCGGTTCAGTCCAGGCTTTCTTCGTGCAGACAGCGGCTCAGGCTGGCTATTTGCACGAAATTAGGGTAGTGGCGGCGCGAAATCCTTCTTTCCGCGTCCTTCAGGGCCAGTGTTTCCGGCCCGCCGTGTCGCGCATACCTCTGTTACAAGGAAGACTAATGGTCAAGGTCATCGCTTCATCTGTCCGTAAGGGCAACGTTCTCGACGTCGACGGCAAGCTCTATGTCGTGCTTACCGCCCAGAACTTCCACCCGGGCAAGGGCACGCCGGTCACCCAGGTCGACATGCGCCGCATTTCCGACGGCGTGAAGGTGTCCGAGCGCTACCGCACGACCGAGCAGGTCGAGCGCGCCTTCGTCGAAGACCGCGAGCACACCTTCCTTTATGAAGATGCCGAAGGCTTCCACTTCATGAACCCGGAAAGCTACGACCAGCTGGTCATGACCACCGACGACATCGGTGATCTGAAGGCTTACCTCCAGGAAGGCATGGCCTGCATTCTTTCGGTCCACGAAGGCCTGGCGATCGCCATCGACCTGCCGCGCCACGTCATCCTCGAAATCACCGAGACCGAGCCGGTCGTCAAGGGCCAGACGGCATCGTCGTCCTACAAGCCGGCAGTTCTGTCGAATGGCGTTCGCACGCTCGTTCCGCCGCACATCCAGGCCGGCACCCGCGTCGTGATCGCGACGGAAGATGGCTCCTACGTCGAGCGCGCCAAGGACTGAGGCATCAGCCGAACAACATTCGAGCGGGGACGGCGGCGAAAGCTGCCGTCCCCGTTTTCGTTCCGGAACCTTCGATCAGCAACCAGAAATTTAAGGGGCGCATTTCGAAAATCGGGTGCTAGGATGCGGCCGCTAGTACGACGGTTGTCTCAAGAGGGCCTGCATGTTCCCATTGTCGCATATGATGAAGTCGTTCATTCGCAAGGGTCGCCTGACGGTGATCGATGCAGACGGCAAGCGCCACGTTTTTTCCGGCACACCCGGTCCCGAAGTCACGATGCGGCTTACCGACAAGAAGCTCTATCGCAGTCTCGTCTTCAATGCGGAACTCGCCGCCGGCGAAGCCTACATGGACGGCACCATGCGCTTCGAGGAGGGCTCGACGCTCAGGGACTTCCTGACGCTGTTTTCGATAAACCGGCTGTCGCTCGGCTCCTATCCGATCCAGAAGCTCCTGCGCGCGGTGAAGATGCGCTTCCGCAAGCGCCAGCAGGCAAACCCGAAGGGCAAGGCGCAGCAGAACGTTGCGCACCACTACGATCTCGGCAACGA is a window from the Ensifer adhaerens genome containing:
- the epmA gene encoding EF-P lysine aminoacylase EpmA: MSHASPWWTPDVHADRRPFLLGRNRIQSALRRFFETRDFIEVDTATLQVSPGNEAHLHAFTTEALNHDGSGHPLYLHTSPEFACKKLLAAGEQRIACFAHVYRNRERGPLHHPEFTMLEWYRAGESYEALMRDCAEILALAAETAGTKQFTFQGHICDPFAEPERLSVADAFKRFAGIDLLASIAANGETDREHLAAAMTGAGLRVAHDDTWADLFSRVLVEKVEPHLGFGRATILDEYPTAEAALARPAARDRRVAERFELYACGVELANAFGELTDAAEQRRRFEMEMAEKARVYGETYPLDEDFLTALAIMPEASGIALGFDRLVMLATGASRIDQVLWAPVAETRA
- the efp gene encoding elongation factor P; the protein is MVKVIASSVRKGNVLDVDGKLYVVLTAQNFHPGKGTPVTQVDMRRISDGVKVSERYRTTEQVERAFVEDREHTFLYEDAEGFHFMNPESYDQLVMTTDDIGDLKAYLQEGMACILSVHEGLAIAIDLPRHVILEITETEPVVKGQTASSSYKPAVLSNGVRTLVPPHIQAGTRVVIATEDGSYVERAKD